In Pirellulales bacterium, the DNA window GCTCGGGAAAGATCGGCAAGGCCAGCGTCTCGGCCGCCGCACGCTCGGTTTCGGGCAAGTCGCCCCGCTGGTAACCGAGATGCGTAAAACACTCTTGCAGGTGCAACGGCACCGGGTAATAGATCTCGCTGCCGATCTTGCGGTCGGTCAAGTGCTGCCGCAGGGCGTCGCGCCGGCCATCGGGCACGCGCACGATGTACTGATTCCAAACGTGCCGCCGACAGGCGGCGGTCTGGGGCAGCTTGACGCCACGCTCGAGGCCATACGCCGTAAAAAGCTGCGTGTAACGCGCGGCGTGCCGCTGCCGCCGCTGAGTCCAGTCGTCGAGGTGCGGCAACTTGACGTTCAGCACGGCGGCCTGAAGGCTGTCGAGCCGGCTGTTGATGCCCAGCAGGCGGTGATGGTAACGCGGCTGCATGCCATGTACGCGAAGCAGCCGCAGCTTGTCGGCGAGATGATCATGGTTGGTGGTCAGCAATCCGCCGTCGCCAAAACCGCCCAGGTTTTTGGTGGGATAGAAGCTGAAGCAGCCGATGTCGCCGATCGCGCCGGCCCGCTGCCCGCCGTATTCGGCCCCGATGGCCTGCGCGGCGTCTTCGACGATCGCCAGGTCGTGGTCTCGCGCCAGGTCGACCAGCGGCGCCATTTCGGCACATTGGCCGTAAAGATGTACCGGCATGATGGCCTTGGTTTTCGCCGTGATCTGGCGGCGTATCAGGGCCGGGTTGAGGTTGAACGTTTCGGGCTCGATATCGACGAACACCGGGCGGGCGCCCAGCCGCGCCACCGCCGCGGCCGTGGCAAAGAAGGTGTAGCTGGGCAAGAGCACTTCGTCGCCCGGCCCGACATCAAGGGCCATCAGCGCCAAGAGCAATGCATCGCTGCCCGAAGCGCAGGCCACGGCGTGCTTGGCGCGGCAGTATTTGGCCAACGCCTGTTCCAGCTCGGTGCAGTCGGGTCCCAGCACGAATTTGCCGGAGGAACAAACGCGGCTGATCGCGGCCAGCACCTCGCTCTCGATCGCGGCGTATTGACGGCCCATATCGATGAGTGGAACGGGGGCGGACGGCGCGGGATGGGGAGACTCGGCTTGTTTGGCGGTCATTGGCAGAGAGTCCGTGGCTTGTCGAGGCTGCCCGGCTTGCCGCAACGGGCCGAGTGGGTCGGCAGCGCGGCGGCAGGACGTTAGAGTCTTGAGAGCGGCGGGTCAAGAGCGGCTAACGGCATCAAGAGCGGCGGGCGGCCACTCTGATCGCGACGACCCTATTTGTTCGGCACCGCGTTGTTCTCGATATACTCCTCGACGGCAGTCCGCTTGGGCGTGATGTCGCCGAGGTAATGGAACGCCTCCGCGTATTCGACGCCGTATTTCTTGCCCAACGCGCGGCTGCGGCCAAGCACAAACTCCTGGATGTAGTTGCGGTCGGCCGTCAGGTCGTCGTTGCCCAACAGCGGGAGCTTTTTGCCCTTCTTCGCCAGTTCGGCCCGAAGCCGCGAGCCGTGCGTGCCCGCCGGGCCTTTCGCCCGGTTGGCCCGGTTGGCGTCGATGATCTGATTGACAACTCCGCTCACATCGACGACCCGGGTGATCTCCGGCCGCCGCGCATAGTAATACTTTTCCTTGACCGCATGCGGCTCCAGCCCGGCCGCGAACTGCTCGGGATAGTCGTGTGCCCGACCGGCCATCCAACACGCCGCTTCCAGGCCACGGGCAATCTGAACGTGGTCGGGGTTCTCTTCATCATGCGCCCACGGATCCCAGCAGACGACCGTATCGACCTTGAGCAGCCGAATCAGAAAGATCAGCCGGCATTGCAGCTCGTTCCGCGGAACGTCGCCCATGCGGTGATTGGGATAGTTGAGGTCGAATACTTTCTTGAGGCCCAACACGCGGGCCACTTCGGCGTTGTCGCGCTCGTTGCCCAGCACGTGGTCGCCGACGCTGCCGGGGGTGCCGAGGCCGGGAGCGTCGCCCATGTCGTCGTTCGTGGCCCGCACCAGGTAGCCGGTGTAGCCTTCCTTGACCAGCTTGGCCACCGTGCCCGCCGCCATCAAGGGAATGTCGTCGGAGTGCGCCTGCACGGCCAGCAGCACCTTGCCTTGGTGCGGTTTGCCCGCCGCGGGACGCTCGAAAACGACGTCTGCGGCCGTCTCTTCCGCCTGCACGTTCGATAGCAGACGCGGCGCTTGCCAGAGCGCGATGCCGGCGAAAAGTCGCGTCAGGAATTCACGTCGTTCGAGGTCTGGGGTGTGTTGCGGCATGGCTGGTTCCAGGAGATGACTGGCCGCATGCGATGCTAACGCGCCGCCCAGTGCGGAACAACTGGCGAAGGGTTTTGCGGCGGGCGTCCGCAGGCTAAGATGAAACCAAGGAGAATCCAGCATGGCGTCCATTCAACACGACGTCGGTCCGGCGGAACCCGTAGTCGTCCGGCCGCATCCCGTAAAAACCATGAGTGAGGAGGAATTCGTGGCCTGGTGCGATGAAGACACGCGGGCAGAGTGGGTCGACGGAGAAGTGGTCGTCATGTCACCGGCGAACTTGGTTCACTGCAAGCTCAATCGGTTTCTCTTGTCGGTTTTGGGCGACTTCGTCGATGCCCGATCGCTAGGCGAGGTGGTTGGCACCGAGTTTTCGGTTCGGCTCAACTCTAAGCGTCGCCGGCTTCCCGACGTATTGTTCGTCGCCAATGAGCGACTGGGCAATTTGAGCAACACCCATTTTGAAGGGCCTCCGAGCCTGATTATAGAAATTGTCTCGGAAGACAGCGTCGACCGCGATTGGCGAGACAAGTATCTTGAGTATCAGGCGTCGGGGATGGATGAGTATTGGATTGTCGATCCGCTTTATCGGCGGATCCAGGCGTATTCGCTGGGTGCCGAAAAAGTGTACCGCGGCATTGCCGCCGTAGACGGCAAAATCGCGTCCACGGTTGTTCCCGGCTTCTATTTGCGGCCGGAATGGCTTTGGCAGCAACCGCGGTCGCACGTGAGTGCTGTCTTGGCCGAATTCCTTGGGACACCGGGAGCCGGTTGAGCCATGGACGATGATGCCTGGTGGGGTATCGAGCGCGTGACCGAGGAGATCCGAGCCTCGGCCCTTTCAGAATACGCCGATGTGCTAGTTCAGGAGCTCCGGCCCTCTGCGCGGCTCGT includes these proteins:
- a CDS encoding DegT/DnrJ/EryC1/StrS family aminotransferase, with amino-acid sequence MTAKQAESPHPAPSAPVPLIDMGRQYAAIESEVLAAISRVCSSGKFVLGPDCTELEQALAKYCRAKHAVACASGSDALLLALMALDVGPGDEVLLPSYTFFATAAAVARLGARPVFVDIEPETFNLNPALIRRQITAKTKAIMPVHLYGQCAEMAPLVDLARDHDLAIVEDAAQAIGAEYGGQRAGAIGDIGCFSFYPTKNLGGFGDGGLLTTNHDHLADKLRLLRVHGMQPRYHHRLLGINSRLDSLQAAVLNVKLPHLDDWTQRRQRHAARYTQLFTAYGLERGVKLPQTAACRRHVWNQYIVRVPDGRRDALRQHLTDRKIGSEIYYPVPLHLQECFTHLGYQRGDLPETERAAAETLALPIFPELTAAEQELVVRETAAFFGVRHGMEGPNYLKRAAEKRIA
- a CDS encoding PIG-L family deacetylase, with product MPQHTPDLERREFLTRLFAGIALWQAPRLLSNVQAEETAADVVFERPAAGKPHQGKVLLAVQAHSDDIPLMAAGTVAKLVKEGYTGYLVRATNDDMGDAPGLGTPGSVGDHVLGNERDNAEVARVLGLKKVFDLNYPNHRMGDVPRNELQCRLIFLIRLLKVDTVVCWDPWAHDEENPDHVQIARGLEAACWMAGRAHDYPEQFAAGLEPHAVKEKYYYARRPEITRVVDVSGVVNQIIDANRANRAKGPAGTHGSRLRAELAKKGKKLPLLGNDDLTADRNYIQEFVLGRSRALGKKYGVEYAEAFHYLGDITPKRTAVEEYIENNAVPNK
- a CDS encoding Uma2 family endonuclease — its product is MASIQHDVGPAEPVVVRPHPVKTMSEEEFVAWCDEDTRAEWVDGEVVVMSPANLVHCKLNRFLLSVLGDFVDARSLGEVVGTEFSVRLNSKRRRLPDVLFVANERLGNLSNTHFEGPPSLIIEIVSEDSVDRDWRDKYLEYQASGMDEYWIVDPLYRRIQAYSLGAEKVYRGIAAVDGKIASTVVPGFYLRPEWLWQQPRSHVSAVLAEFLGTPGAG